A stretch of Anolis sagrei isolate rAnoSag1 chromosome X, rAnoSag1.mat, whole genome shotgun sequence DNA encodes these proteins:
- the LOC132779999 gene encoding F-box/LRR-repeat protein 18 isoform X2, with protein MACSGEEVTSEESGEESNGMNLMDFSDEILLHILRYIPVSDLVLNVRRVCRKLSVLSLDKSLTHTVILHKNYQVDKGKVKQLMREIGIDIHELNMAGCYWVPGMTIDQVTRCKNLRKLNLSGCHLTSLRLSKMLSALQHLRSLAIDVNPGFDASHLSSECKATLSRVLELKQTLYTPSYGVVPCCTSLEKLLLYFEILDRSREGLIISGQLMVGESNVPHYQNLRVFYARLAPGPVNQEVVRLYLAVLSDRTPEKLHAFLISAPGGFAQSCAVKNLLDSMARNVTLDTLQLPRSWMNGSSLLQLLKFSNPVYFSFSRCSLSGSQLVQRVLNGGKDLRSLVGLNLSGCVHCLSPDSLLRKAEDDIDSSIVETLVASCCLLKHLNLSAAHHHSSEGMGKHLCQLLGQLKGLLSLALPVCAVADVSITTTDKPTVQPVANVASQGFGKKVRIGVQTYSRNCLEQGNSKPPSSVFWTLLESLPFLEKLELIGSSFSSAMPRNEPAIRNSLPPCSRAQLVGDAEMAAIGQLAFLQSLTLAQLPNVLTGSGLISIGVQCQRLRTLSLANIGLMGKMMYISALMDMLKQCKCLQDLRLEQPYFSANAQFFQALSHCSSLQRLCIVSRSGTLQSDAVMSFMANCLEVIMCHMFTGESLTVCRNLQHSLIRR; from the exons GAAGTGACAAGTGAGGAGAgcggggaggagagcaatggtaTGAACTTAATGGATTTCTCAGATGAGATCCTCTTGCACATCCTGAGATACATTCCAGTTTCGGATCTTGTCCTGAATGTCCGGAGGGTCTGCCGGAAGCTTTCTGTCCTCAGTCTTGACAAAAGCCTCACCCACACGGTTATCCTACATAAGAACTATCAG GTGGACAAAGGCAAAGTGAAGCAACTCATGAGGGAAATCGGCATAGACATTCACGAGCTGAACATGGCTGGCTGCTATTGGGTGCCGGGAATGACCATCGACCAGGTGACGCGCTGCAAAAACCTGAGGAAGCTGAACTTGTCTGGCTGCCACCTCACCTCCCTTCGCCTCTCCAAGATGCTCTCGGCCTTGCAGCACCTCCGCTCCCTGGCAATCGATGTGAACCCGGGTTTTGATGCCTCCCACTTGAGTAGCGAATGCAAAGCTACGCTGAGCCGAGTGCTGGAGCTCAAGCAGACGCTCTACACTCCCTCGTATGGGGTGGTGCCATGTTGCACCAGCCTCGAAAAACTCCTCCTGTATTTTGAGATCCTCGACCGGTCGCGAGAGGGTTTAATCATCTCTGGGCAGTTGATGGTGGGTGAGAGTAATGTGCCCCACTACCAAAACCTCCGGGTCTTCTATGCTAGGTTGGCTCCTGGACCGGTCAACCAGGAGGTGGTGAGGCTCTACTTGGCGGTGCTGAGTGACCGGACTCCGGAGAAACTCCATGCCTTTCTCATCTCTGCTCCTGGTGGTTTTGCGCAGAGCTGTGCCGTGAAAAACCTTTTGGACTCCATGGCCCGGAATGTGACCTTAGATACCTTACAGCTCCCCCGTTCTTGGATGAACGGCTCCAGCCTCCTCCAGCTTTTGAAGTTCAGCAACCCCGTCTATTTCAGTTTCAGTCGCTGCAGCTTATCTGGCAGCCAGCTGGTCCAAAGGGTCCTGAATGGCGGGAAAGACCTCCGCAGCTTGGTCGGTTTGAACCTGAGCGGCTGTGTCCACTGCCTGTCTCCGGACTCCCTCCTGCGCAAGGCGGAAGACGACATCGACAGCAGCATTGTGGAGACGCTGGTCGCGTCCTGCTGCCTCCTGAAGCACCTGAACCTCTCCGCGGCCCACCACCACAGCtcggaaggcatgggcaaacacttATGCCAGCTCCTTGGCCAGCTGAAAGGCCTTCTGTCTTTGGCCTTGCCTGTTTGTGCCGTTGCCGATGTTTCCATCACAACGACTGACAAGCCGACAGTGCAGCCGGTGGCTAATGTGGCCTCCCAAGGGTTTGGCAAGAAAGTCCGGATTGGGGTCCAGACCTATTCCAGGAACTGCCTTGAGCAGGGGAACTCCAAGCCCCCTTCGTCTGTATTTTGGACTCTGCTGGAAAGCCTTCCTTTTctggagaagctggagttgatcgGTTCCAGTTTCTCCTCGGCCATGCCGAGGAACGAGCCGGCCATCCGGAACTCCCTGCCTCCCTGTAGCCGGGCACAGCTTGTCGGGGATGCCGAGATGGCTGCCATTGGCCAGCTGGCCTTCCTGCAGAGCCTCACTTTGGCCCAGCTGCCCAATGTTCTCACCGGCTCTGGACTGATTAGCATTGGTGTCCAATGCCAACGCCTGCGGACTCTCTCGCTGGCCAACATTGGCCTTATGGGGAAAATGATGTACATATCAGCCCTCATGGACATGCTGAAGCAGTGCAAGTGCTTGCAAGATCTCAG GCTAGAGCAGCCGTACTTCAGTGCCAACGCTCAGTTCTTCCAAGCCTTGAGCCACTGCTCTTCGCTGCAGCGCCTTTGCATCGTCTCCCGGAGCGGGACTTTGCAGTCGGATGCTGTGATGTCGTTCATGGCCAACTGCCTAGAGGTCATCATGTGCCACATGTTTACGGGAGAGTCGCTCACCGTTTGCAGAAACCTCCAACACTCCCTGATACGGAGGTGA
- the LOC132779999 gene encoding F-box/LRR-repeat protein 18 isoform X1 codes for MACSGEEVTSEESGEESNGMNLMDFSDEILLHILRYIPVSDLVLNVRRVCRKLSVLSLDKSLTHTVILHKNYQVDKGKVKQLMREIGIDIHELNMAGCYWVPGMTIDQVTRCKNLRKLNLSGCHLTSLRLSKMLSALQHLRSLAIDVNPGFDASHLSSECKATLSRVLELKQTLYTPSYGVVPCCTSLEKLLLYFEILDRSREGLIISGQLMVGESNVPHYQNLRVFYARLAPGPVNQEVVRLYLAVLSDRTPEKLHAFLISAPGGFAQSCAVKNLLDSMARNVTLDTLQLPRSWMNGSSLLQLLKFSNPVYFSFSRCSLSGSQLVQRVLNGGKDLRSLVGLNLSGCVHCLSPDSLLRKAEDDIDSSIVETLVASCCLLKHLNLSAAHHHSSEGMGKHLCQLLGQLKGLLSLALPVCAVADVSITTTDKPTVQPVANVASQGFGKKVRIGVQTYSRNCLEQGNSKPPSSVFWTLLESLPFLEKLELIGSSFSSAMPRNEPAIRNSLPPCSRAQLVGDAEMAAIGQLAFLQSLTLAQLPNVLTGSGLISIGVQCQRLRTLSLANIGLMGKMMYISALMDMLKQCKCLQDLRLEQPYFSANAQFFQALSHCSSLQRLCIVSRSGTLQSDAVMSFMANCLEVIMCHMFTGESLTVCRNLQHSLIRSFQAERPALDVVVFPLLHEDLTDVIRDVPMMHLDEITLFKSRVAEEPPNLWW; via the exons GAAGTGACAAGTGAGGAGAgcggggaggagagcaatggtaTGAACTTAATGGATTTCTCAGATGAGATCCTCTTGCACATCCTGAGATACATTCCAGTTTCGGATCTTGTCCTGAATGTCCGGAGGGTCTGCCGGAAGCTTTCTGTCCTCAGTCTTGACAAAAGCCTCACCCACACGGTTATCCTACATAAGAACTATCAG GTGGACAAAGGCAAAGTGAAGCAACTCATGAGGGAAATCGGCATAGACATTCACGAGCTGAACATGGCTGGCTGCTATTGGGTGCCGGGAATGACCATCGACCAGGTGACGCGCTGCAAAAACCTGAGGAAGCTGAACTTGTCTGGCTGCCACCTCACCTCCCTTCGCCTCTCCAAGATGCTCTCGGCCTTGCAGCACCTCCGCTCCCTGGCAATCGATGTGAACCCGGGTTTTGATGCCTCCCACTTGAGTAGCGAATGCAAAGCTACGCTGAGCCGAGTGCTGGAGCTCAAGCAGACGCTCTACACTCCCTCGTATGGGGTGGTGCCATGTTGCACCAGCCTCGAAAAACTCCTCCTGTATTTTGAGATCCTCGACCGGTCGCGAGAGGGTTTAATCATCTCTGGGCAGTTGATGGTGGGTGAGAGTAATGTGCCCCACTACCAAAACCTCCGGGTCTTCTATGCTAGGTTGGCTCCTGGACCGGTCAACCAGGAGGTGGTGAGGCTCTACTTGGCGGTGCTGAGTGACCGGACTCCGGAGAAACTCCATGCCTTTCTCATCTCTGCTCCTGGTGGTTTTGCGCAGAGCTGTGCCGTGAAAAACCTTTTGGACTCCATGGCCCGGAATGTGACCTTAGATACCTTACAGCTCCCCCGTTCTTGGATGAACGGCTCCAGCCTCCTCCAGCTTTTGAAGTTCAGCAACCCCGTCTATTTCAGTTTCAGTCGCTGCAGCTTATCTGGCAGCCAGCTGGTCCAAAGGGTCCTGAATGGCGGGAAAGACCTCCGCAGCTTGGTCGGTTTGAACCTGAGCGGCTGTGTCCACTGCCTGTCTCCGGACTCCCTCCTGCGCAAGGCGGAAGACGACATCGACAGCAGCATTGTGGAGACGCTGGTCGCGTCCTGCTGCCTCCTGAAGCACCTGAACCTCTCCGCGGCCCACCACCACAGCtcggaaggcatgggcaaacacttATGCCAGCTCCTTGGCCAGCTGAAAGGCCTTCTGTCTTTGGCCTTGCCTGTTTGTGCCGTTGCCGATGTTTCCATCACAACGACTGACAAGCCGACAGTGCAGCCGGTGGCTAATGTGGCCTCCCAAGGGTTTGGCAAGAAAGTCCGGATTGGGGTCCAGACCTATTCCAGGAACTGCCTTGAGCAGGGGAACTCCAAGCCCCCTTCGTCTGTATTTTGGACTCTGCTGGAAAGCCTTCCTTTTctggagaagctggagttgatcgGTTCCAGTTTCTCCTCGGCCATGCCGAGGAACGAGCCGGCCATCCGGAACTCCCTGCCTCCCTGTAGCCGGGCACAGCTTGTCGGGGATGCCGAGATGGCTGCCATTGGCCAGCTGGCCTTCCTGCAGAGCCTCACTTTGGCCCAGCTGCCCAATGTTCTCACCGGCTCTGGACTGATTAGCATTGGTGTCCAATGCCAACGCCTGCGGACTCTCTCGCTGGCCAACATTGGCCTTATGGGGAAAATGATGTACATATCAGCCCTCATGGACATGCTGAAGCAGTGCAAGTGCTTGCAAGATCTCAG GCTAGAGCAGCCGTACTTCAGTGCCAACGCTCAGTTCTTCCAAGCCTTGAGCCACTGCTCTTCGCTGCAGCGCCTTTGCATCGTCTCCCGGAGCGGGACTTTGCAGTCGGATGCTGTGATGTCGTTCATGGCCAACTGCCTAGAGGTCATCATGTGCCACATGTTTACGGGAGAGTCGCTCACCGTTTGCAGAAACCTCCAACACTCCCTGATACGGAG